Sequence from the Temnothorax longispinosus isolate EJ_2023e chromosome 6, Tlon_JGU_v1, whole genome shotgun sequence genome:
CGTATATATTACGGAAAtgttaatcaaatattttgatgCAGTTGCTATACATCATGATCAAGTTGATTCACACTATACGGCACGGACCGTCACGTTCCGGCAACGACACGTATATACCGGCACCGGCACGacaaaacattaaacaatgcGTTTTAACGAGACTGTCCACACTAACCGGCACCGGCCTGCACGTTCCGTCAACGGAACGTACCGACATTGACCGACATTATCGCAAAGAATGTTTTGATGGTCCGTGTCGGAACGTGTCGGGACTTGTCAGTGGCGAGACGAACAGTCTGAACTGAATAACGGTGAAGAACGGACGCAATTAACAAGATGAACcaggaaaaattaattgaaatggTTAAATCTTGTGAGCCATTATATGTAATGAGCCATTCAAAATATagtgataatatatttaaagaaaatgcttGGAGAAGAATTGCAAAAGAAATGAACCAGCCAGGTAagatgaatataatttattgtactaataaaatagtataatgtATTGtactaataaaatagtttttataaaatattttttaatttattgtgtcTTGCCATTCAACACGGCCATGttttgtcataaaaaaattccttgAATGCATCTCGAACAGTAAATGCAGTATTTGCTGCACTTCCTCCTTGTCGTGGTAAATTTTGTAAACCAGTGTCAGTTCTATGCGCATGGTCTTGTTGTAtagcattaatattatatagtcTCGGATATAATTGTGCAAAATGCACGTAGTCAAAATGATTTTATCTGGATTTTCTGGTTTTAACTTCAGTCTTCGATTGTAAAGCTGAAATTTTTTActcaatatttcaaatacattttccGACACTCTTCGTGCGCGTGAGAGACGGtagttaaaaattctttttgatCTATCTCCTTGAATTTGAGAACCAGGATATggtcttaataaatatttttttaacggaaATGCCTCATCGCCAACTGACATAAGGCATAACATTCTGCGTATTAGGAAGCGCATTATCTTTCGGGATATTCAATCATTTCAATCAtttcaatcaatttatttttttcgagagCTTTGCCCAATTTAGAATTGGCAAATAGGCCTCCATCGCTATTCTTACCATATCTGCCTGTGTCTACCGCGATAAATTTGTAATGTGCATCGACTAATGCTAAGAGAACAATGGAACAcgttttcttataattaaaaaaccaagATCCACTATTTACGGGAGCTTGAATGGTCACACGTTTCCCATCAAGAGCGCCTAAACAATTTGGAAAATtccaaatatctcaaaatttttcggcaatttttttccatttatcCACTGTAGGCTTTGGCATTGTTAGTGGCATCAAATTCTCTATTATCGCTTCGCATACTTGAATAACAATCGATTGCACCGTTGAATGTCCGAGTCTATAACTGATAGCTATTGTTCTATACGAATCACCAGTAGCTAGGAGCCTAcgaaatataagataataaataaaaaattataaaatataaaatatacaataaatattaatataaacaaattatccGTTTTTTTCCAGCAACTGCTTGCAAAAAAACATGGACGAATCTTCGAGATTCTTTTAGAAgagcgttaaaaaaaaaacgtgaaacaAAAAGTGGACAGGCCgcctcaaaaataaaaaaatggaaatttgaAGATGAAATGTCGTTCTTACTACCATTCATGCAAGAAAGAGACACATGCAGTAATTTAGAAGATGTCAGTGATGATGATAATGAATATGAACCGAATGAAGACGAATATGATGATACAAACAATGAGAGAGAAGATGATAGAAACGATGATAGAAGAGATGATCGAAACGACGATAAAGACGATGACAAGGATGATAATGTGGATGAGGAGTTACACGctgaaaatgagaaaaagagaaaacaaaaagaaattaacagaaaaattatCACTAAAGctaagaataaagaaaataaatgtcaaacaCAACCAGAAACGGCATCAgcaatgataataaaatatttgttgaagaaaaaaactgCAAAAGCGCAAATAACTCCACCGACTCAACAATCTAATGCAATAGACACGTTTTTTTCAAGTATTGCAGCAACGGTAAACAGTTTTTCTCCTTACTATCAAAATATAGCGAAATCACAAATATTCTCCATTATCGCTGATCTTgaaatgaaacaaattttgCAAGAGCAACCTCCTAATGCACCTATACAACGTCAGCATTCTGCCGAATTATATCACACTAGGCCGTATGTATATCACGTCCTTTATCATCAATATCAGACAGATTATACATAgacaatgtaaatttaataaaaaatgtttacctTAAACAAACTGCAAGTCTTTCTGTCGGTGAAATTGCCTCACGAAACgacgtattttctttttgtaacataggctcaattaattttaataattcaaaaaactTGCATTGCGGCATTCTAAAATATTGGTAtcgcattttaataaattttgaaataatgtcCAATGCTTTCCTTCaagttttctttgttttaatatagGATGTACCCATTttcgattctttttcttcatttttttcactttGCCTTCATCTTCGTCTAAAAGTAAGGCCATAGCAGCCAATTCATCATCGCTAGATGATCCATCCATTTTGTGGTTGTTACAAAACTGACGGTTGATTGCCGAAGCAATCTGAATATACGTAAAATTTGTCGTGCTGGTGCCGGTACGTGTCGTTGCCGGAACGTGACGGTCTGTGCCGTATAGTGTGAATCAGCCTTTTATATTCATCTCGCGgtggttatttttttaaatttctttattgtattaaatgttttattgtattaataactatGCACAAGTTCTTTGATAAAACGTAGGATTTAAAATGCTCTGCAATAAAATGTAAGTCAAACTTTTTGCATCTATCACAGGTACAGCGATGGCTCCGTACGATTACGAAACCCCAATATCGAACTCATGGATCAGGACATATTGTACCATCTCGCACTCGGCAGCGGCTCCCACGATCTGGTTGAGATGTTCGGTGACATCAAGGTAagtcaaataaatttctattatatttgtacaaaGGAATGAAGTATATTCACATAAAGAATCTTGAGCGATAATACTCAAAAAAACCTTATTAGCtcattctttaattttgtgtCAACTTCCGCTTAacggaaatttaattaaacgccattgtttttgcaatttttttaaattttttcgatactTACAAATTAGTGACATTCAATGTGTCTCGGTAACTAAGATcggtattaaaaatctattaaagtaaaatccgtaaaaaaagtacaaaatttatctatttccaCGCCTAAAGTTTAATATAGGAAAGATTCTTGTTTTAatcacttttataataatttaatagcttttatctatattaacTTAATAgcttttatctatattaatttaatagcttttaattatattaatattttacgtgacATAATTGTTATAACTATCTACCAAGGTATCTgtaatttgcaatatattacaaaatcatgtcgtaatagataatatattttaatataacaaatatgttattatcaTTAGCATAAATTTGACAAATGTAGctctattaaattaaacgttcatacattttcatattaaatattatggaaCTCGTATGACAAATGATTATCAGAAGCATATATCGCATATGTCGCGTATTACGTCGCATATGTCGTTATCACAgtttatcgttatttttttctccttaaCACTACGTATTTTCATCTGGCGTTATTACTGCTTTCTCGTTATCTCACTTCAATGATATAATACGcgatagtaaatattaaatgcagtttttttatcaaaagtaaGTAAGTCacgtaataattacataaataataattatcaacgTGAGAGATACCTACTGCAGTatctatatatagtatattgcACATGTACTTTTTCTTACGTTTctctgttttaattattagaaagataatatataaataaacaataaacaaatttttgaatagaaatctctctctctttctctaatttGTACTTTTCGAAGATCTCTTTCAATCAAGCGTGATTTTGGCTATTAGAATAACTAATCTGTCTTCCTTTCGACATATACAGTTACGCTAAATTTATCGCACATAAACAACAAAACAATGTGACGTAAGATGTTACATCACTTATTAATATTGGGCCTCTGACTTCCCGCGATAAGAGTTCATACAACAATCTCGGTGGGTATTTATTACGTTTGTCAATAATCGATTGGTCAATGCATCCTTACGCCTTGCACTTGACGCTCGATCTGGATCAGAAACTGGAATACACACCACTCGTGACCACACGAAGTTAGTCGCGATGTCACGCGATGTGCTCGTGATGTCCGGCAACATCAATAAATCGCGAAATATACTTCAATGACGTGCGATTACACCATCGGCCGCCactcatttatttttactaacgTAACCGATGATCTTTGACATTTAAGATGAATCAGGGCGTCTCGAGATTCAGCTAGGTCACATCACCCTAACGATGAACTCGCCTTGCTCCCTCTTTGTCGGTCACATTATTTCAGCCACTTATTATTCCAATTATTActtcaacaattattatttgaacaatCGGCTTACGAGTCttcacttttttttcatatcaaaTCTCTGAGTACAATTGCGCTCTTCTCTCGTTCCAGTTTGTCTGCATGGGCGGAACGCCGAAAAGGATGGAACATTTCGCTAATTACATTATGCAGGAGATAGGTCACAAGCTGCCAGCCGGAACGACTCTTCTCGACATCACTAAAAATTCCTACCGCTATTCGATGTTCAAAGTCGGCCCGGTCCTCTCTATCAGCGTAAGTTTTTCACATTTCGAACGTTTCCTGCGAAACGCGTTCCTTTCCCTtcgacaataattttatttgtcggTTTAATTCTCGAGGAAAGAGCGAAGTCATGTAGACGGCCAAATAGTTTGGTTCTTTAAAGCACTTCGTGCTGCGCTACTGCAGTGATTGGAATGTGGAATGGATTATATACTGGAAACTTTGCGGCTAAGTTTCGAGCAAATTTACCTTTGCATAATTGAGTGGTAGGTACCTGTTTAATCGCGGCGTTAATGACCGACGAACGTGTGCGCGATGCTTGAAAGTTGTTATCCTTTCATTCAAGCCGTGACTAATTTCGCATAATTCGACCAGCTTGATGTCTCTTTTGAGTCCACGCCTCAAATAGAAATCGTAGtatataattagtaaataatttttatagcatcaatacttttaaatattggattattattaattacaaaattaatatttttatgaatttaaaaaaataggagaataataaaataattttgacagtATTGCTCGTGTGATTTCttaacaaaatgtttaaagtaaaaatgtcaaaattattatgtcaaaattgaaaattgattttaaataagcaataataatgtaaaattcgACGAATAGAATAAGTGCCGTTTTGGCAGAGCGTATATCGCAGTAATAAGTGATCGCTATCAAGAGAATATTTGATATACCTTTAAGGATGTATGGGTCGTACAGCCCTTGCTAAAAGTTGAACTTTCAATAAAAGAAGACTTTGCATGTATGTCAAacaactcaaaattttttatatgttaaaaggGATTACCGTTAACAGTTTGAgtatgattttttgttatttaaataattagtattgtttaaacaattaaaaaaatttttttgtggcaaaaaattttgaaacttaaaatacaatatcaatgatgtatgttttacacataaaaaaagtttaagaaatatcttaatggtttatttatatttacagcaaAAATGTCAATTCTCCATAAgggataatgttaattttatcaactttaaacttaaataacttcaaaattttacagagtatttttaatttaatttagaaacaatttacagcactttctgaatatatttgaaattcctccaatacatccttaattacaataacttttaaaccagTAAGAGAATTGTGCTGAATTTTTACACAGATACTTAGacgtaataatagaataatctatgacatttttaaatttttggtaATGCTTTGAGATGTCACCCATACAtccttaaaaagaaaaatatcgcaGTGTCCAATATCTTTAGTATCTCTAGATTCGATACCGACGGTAGCGAGATACACAATCCGTTCCTGGCAAGCAATAGAACCCGCTAACATTCCACGCTAACCACGCTCGGTACCTGCCTTGCTCCGCTGTTATAATAGGCACTTTACTTACGCGGTTTACACGCCTGGACGATCAAACCGTTTTTCATCGTCTCGCTTCGCGCGAATTACGCACCCGGTATGCCGAGCGAGCCGAGTGGAGTTCAGGACGCAATTGCGTTAGGCATGCTGATTGCTGGAAGCAATTATTTATAGCAGAAACGTCTTGGCGTTTTTACGAGCGAATGTATCTGACGTCGTGGAGTTTTAGTACGAAACATGCCGAAATAATAGAGCCggtttcttcttattttagtTGTATTTacggtatatatattactgaGAATtctataaaagagaaaaattagtaaaagGCAACACgactatttaaaaagaaaatgtcacacTTTAAATGCCATATTTATCTGTTTAGCACGGAATGGGTATACCTTCGGTTAGCATTCTGCTCCACGAAGTTATCAAGCTGATGTACCACGCGAAAATAAGGGATCCGATCTTCATCAGGATCGGCACCTGCGGTGGTATCGGCCATGAAGGTGGCACGGTAATCATCTCGGAGGAAGCCCTCGATGAGACGATGAAACCTTATCTGGAATTGGTTAGTGATTTTATGAAATCCGTACCCGATATAAGTTTCGCAAAGCTTTATATTGCtatgtttctatattttttaaactaattaattacattttgatttatgatttataacGTAAGtcgtaaaagaattataaaagaattaacacTAGAAATATGGTATATATAGAAGAgactaatttgcaattttttataaaaattattcatatgtACAACGGTGTATTTTccaagataaataattaaattgataaatttattttttcccctTTATTCCATTTTCTCAAAGATATATAGCATGCTTACATTTAAGTTAAGTATATTGTACGCTtgaatagtaaaaataaatcatcaacAGAAACTTAAATGAGAATGTCAAGAATGTTAAACGAGAGTGTCACGCGTTGCAGATGGTGCTCGGAAAACTGATACGTCGACCGGCCAAGCTCGACCGGCAGCTGGCCCGCGACCTGAAGGCCCTGGCCCACCGCGACGATCCCTACGACACCGTGATCGGCAAGACTATGTGCTCAAACGACTTCTACGAGGGCCAGGGTCGCCTGGACGGCGCGTTCTGCGAGTTCACGGAGGCCGACAAGATGGAGTACCTCACCAAGCTGCAGAAGGCCGGCGTGGTGAACATCGAGATGGAGAGCCTCTGCTTCGCCGCGCTGACACACCACGCCGGCATCCAATCCGCCGTCGTGTGTGTGACGCTGTTGGACCGACTCAAAGGCGAccaggtatatatatatgtgactCACGTATTTTCGATACCGAACTCTCGGTGCGCTCATCTAATATGTGCCGCACACGAGCTTTCTGCGTCACACGAACGTTGCGGGGCTTATCGCCGGGTATCATCTGTATTCTCATCTATACATGCACTTTGCGAAACTGTGATAATTTCGCGACGAGGCAAATGCGCCGGTATATATTGCGCGTCATGCATGAAATTATGAAAGAGCAAGATCTCATAAGCTTCAGCTCGCAGTTACGTAAAGCTTGCCGACTTATTCAGGCTAATTCTGTTACATATGAGGGACGTTCAATAAGTAATGCAACACGTTTTTTTCTCATTCAAGGTTTGTTTGATTGCAGTTTTAAttacatcatatttttttcctcaatTCTTTGGCTATATAAAAAcctatttttcaagataatcTCCATTCAGTTTTATGGCCTTACCACTCTGAATGAGGAATCTTGCACCTTCTGAACCACTTTCATCTCTTTGGTCCTCTGA
This genomic interval carries:
- the LOC139814772 gene encoding uridine phosphorylase 1 isoform X2, which gives rise to MSLLLDEEELDEYSDGSVRLRNPNIELMDQDILYHLALGSGSHDLVEMFGDIKFVCMGGTPKRMEHFANYIMQEIGHKLPAGTTLLDITKNSYRYSMFKVGPVLSISHGMGIPSVSILLHEVIKLMYHAKIRDPIFIRIGTCGGIGHEGGTVIISEEALDETMKPYLELMVLGKLIRRPAKLDRQLARDLKALAHRDDPYDTVIGKTMCSNDFYEGQGRLDGAFCEFTEADKMEYLTKLQKAGVVNIEMESLCFAALTHHAGIQSAVVCVTLLDRLKGDQVLAPKEVLEEWQMRPQKLIARYITTYLQRKGRLSLEGQHGSMYVKSPRRFKLVQQESENYD
- the LOC139814776 gene encoding uncharacterized protein; this translates as MNQEKLIEMVKSCEPLYVMSHSKYSDNIFKENAWRRIAKEMNQPATACKKTWTNLRDSFRRALKKKRETKSGQAASKIKKWKFEDEMSFLLPFMQERDTCSNLEDVSDDDNEYEPNEDEYDDTNNEREDDRNDDRRDDRNDDKDDDKDDNVDEELHAENEKKRKQKEINRKIITKAKNKENKCQTQPETASAMIIKYLLKKKTAKAQITPPTQQSNAIDTFFSSIAATVNSFSPYYQNIAKSQIFSIIADLEMKQILQEQPPNAPIQRQHSAELYHTRPYVYHVLYHQYQTDYT
- the LOC139814772 gene encoding uridine phosphorylase 1 isoform X1, giving the protein MPSYSLLPVTAQREPHVCNQRSTICTCTGQLLRPVTHVSASEENVSGDWQLRLAAMWWERGTVPARATRRIKILVATAANYSRTSPTGIVSVTKRATYVVLSYTVYVNEPRSDPLNSPTRTSRAKIETNQFRETLQDRKPRGDSPIFEVVKPVLRKRIGMPTCDCQNGTLDESEEHVCSLKPPVEKDKVKEPKESPNPVRYSDGSVRLRNPNIELMDQDILYHLALGSGSHDLVEMFGDIKFVCMGGTPKRMEHFANYIMQEIGHKLPAGTTLLDITKNSYRYSMFKVGPVLSISHGMGIPSVSILLHEVIKLMYHAKIRDPIFIRIGTCGGIGHEGGTVIISEEALDETMKPYLELMVLGKLIRRPAKLDRQLARDLKALAHRDDPYDTVIGKTMCSNDFYEGQGRLDGAFCEFTEADKMEYLTKLQKAGVVNIEMESLCFAALTHHAGIQSAVVCVTLLDRLKGDQVLAPKEVLEEWQMRPQKLIARYITTYLQRKGRLSLEGQHGSMYVKSPRRFKLVQQESENYD